tgtatttaagctgatttttctggtatcaggtctgtactttattatttaattttctgacaagcttttacttttacatttttccttATATATTTGCTCTTTCTACTTCAAAGCGTAGTCAAAgtcacaggcaaatggtcaggacaggcagcaaaacaacataaacaatgaaacaaacaaaggtcAAAACAGGCTAAACAAGGCAGGTAACATTCTTAGAATTGTTCACTGACAGCCAGGGGCACTGCTAGGGGGGGAATTTAGGTCGATTATCAAGGCCCACGCAGTTTTGGTGCCCCCAGAGATATTGTTAGGGGCCTAAACGCCCTACATCCCCTCCCCACTCCCTTCACTTCCTTCTGACCCCCCCCAGCCCTCTCTTCATTTCCGTCTGCGACACCAACCTTGACCCCAGCCCCCCAACCCGATCTTTAGTTTCATCCGCAAAAGGTTGTCAGAGGACCAATGACAGCCAGCAGGCACCCCTGCTTACAGCTAACAAGTCTAAGCaaagtgtgtgtctgaatgaggtgtctttatagtacTACTAATGAGTCTATCCTGGGCTTCCAGGGGGGGATcagaaactggtgtgtgagtgcaaaattCTGGGAGTTGTATTTCATATAGTGACCGATGTGTAGCTCTTCAGCAAACTGCAAGgcctagatcactggtgatcatgacacacACATAGGCTAGTTTATGAAGATTGATGAAGCTCACAAttagaaattttaaaaaatttgaaacaaatgtagCTCAGCAGACTATCCACACTTTCACTATCCCTCATTCTGACATATTATCTCACAGTAAACTTAAACAAACTAAAGTTGTAGTTATTCTCACAAAGTTTCTCAATATTAAAACCAGAAAAAAGCACTTTCCCCCATACTGGTTTGAAGTTGTCTGCCATCAGATTTGGCACTCCTATCAGTTCTTGGTTTGATTCTTGGCTTGTCACAGCTGAATCACACTGCGGGAATGTGTCTCAAAGcttgacactgccagaacttcatcagagaGAAAATTTTATTGCAATGACTATTAACCAGATGTCTTTGAATGATTATATAAATCTTTTAGGATTTTCCAAATTTGTCTTGAACAAATTGTGGCTGAAATTGCACAGTGTGAGCAGTGCTTAACGTGGACAAGGCAGGAGTCAGTGATGTACACGTGAAATAACCAAACTTTCTCTGTTGCCAGTAAAACTACCTCACCCCCACTCCCTCAATATGTGCCTTTGCTCTCATTGACTTGGATTCCTCTGATAACTTCCTTTACCAAAAATTGTTGAATCAACTTTATCTCTCTAATATAAAACAGGACTATGAACTCTAAGTACAGACCATGGAAAGGGAAAGTAAAGTTCTGTGTACCCATCATCTCCCTAAAGGCATGCAATATGGTACTGAGAAGCAGGCAGCAGGTAAGGGTGACTGAGGAGTGACTTTTGATACATGGCAGACAGCTAGGCATTGACAAATGTGGATGGTTCTTTAAAGAAAGGCATCCGGGTGTAGAATGGTGGAGAATCCTTTAGAAAGATGAAGCAAGAAGTGCTATAAGATTAACAAAGGCAGTTGAAGCTGTGGAAGCTGAGACCTGAAACATTTTGAAAGCACTGACAAGTTCAGTGAAGGGTTCCACGGGTGGAGGTGGTGAAGTGACCATGGAGgtgcagtttttattaaaattaggCACACATGAGGGAGCACAACACCCCGTCTCCTAAGTCTCCTAAAGATAAGCGTTTACTGAAGATGTGTTAAGTGTAAAAGGACAAGGGCAGTAATACTCAAcgtacttgagtttgtccagtgtatAGTTTGCATCCTCCtgttgttcagagagcagcttgactcctgaatctcctggatgattgtagctcagatccagctctctcaggtgtgaggggtttgaagtcagagctgaagacagaaaaccacagccttcctctgtcaccatacagccagacaatctacaaacacagcaatagtccacatcacacagttggacaatcacacatctcttgTGTTATGAAAACGCTAACTGATATTTCTGCTGAACACTAGTGATATATCCTGGAAACACATATTCTGATTATCTCTCCTTATTGATCAACCCCTGAAATCAGCTGACACAAtcaaaaaactcaaatactcaaaaTATTTTGTTGACTGCAAGGTTCGTAGGGCCCTGCAAGTTACGGAAGCTTCACTCACTCCTGCTAGTCACTTACAGGTCAAAAGTAGTAGACAAAGGCTTCTCCAGGGCCCAaaccctgtttgtttgtttttacatattttgtacttgtgttgttgttgttgttgttgttgttgttgttgttgtttttgttgttcacAATggccaaaacatttaaataaaatcatatcCCTGCAAATGTTTTGTTTCTTCAACTGCCAATTTACTGAAGGGGCTTCTACATTCGGTAACACAATATGTAACTATCATTTTGATTTTGTTAAGTGGAAAACTTTATACCTCAGTATCTCCAGTTTACAGATTGGACTCTTCAGTctatcagagagaagcttcactcctgaatcctgcaggtcattgtcactcaggtccagctctctcaggacacaggttgaggattgtagagctgaagacaaactctcgcaagactgaacagtgagattacagcaCTGTAGCCTGCGTAGAGGacaaaaacaatatttgtgtGTCCATTTGGTGTGTTTTATAGTTTGGAGCACACATGGCTGTGGTGACTGTATTAGTTAGTGAGTACAACTTGTCATCTTAGCTTTACATATACTTTTACTCATTGAAAACCCAGCTAAATGTAACCTAAGCTCTCCCtgatttaaaaactgtattgAATAACTAATTGGTTATAGCTTAGATGAAAGAAAAAAGCACTTTGACCTACAGAGCCCTTTTGGAGGATTTGATGACTGCtgatagtctgatgagacactcgtctgatctctggaatttctgaagctcaaactcctcttgctcctcctctgaggtcaacaacacaaagaccaaagcagaccactgggcaggtgaaaggtcagcagacgacagacttcctctactgaggtgagactgaatctctttcagcagagtttgatcattcagttcattcagacagtagaacagattgatggatctctctggagacagattcccttcaagtttctgcttgatgtatgcaattattttctttttgctctggtctctgtcatcctgctgtgtcaacaggcctcgtaagagttgtcgattggactggagtgacagaccgagaaggaagcgaaggtaaaggtccagatgtccattctcactttccagagccttgtccactgcagtcttcagcaaatcaatcatacatttagttttgcttttcgGTCTGAAGATAGGTAAAGGTTTCTTGTTTATGTCTAGAATTAGATGTTGATAAAGGGCTGCAATGAACTCCTGAATGCTTAAGTGAAGAAAGCAGTACATGGTACCAAGAATGATTCCCGTCTCCTCCTTAAAGATCTGGGTACACATGCCTGAGTACACCGATGCCTTATagacgtcaatgccacagtctttcaGATCGCTCTCATAGAAGATCACATTGTTTCTTTCCAGCTGCTGGAAGGCCAGTTTCCCCAGTGAAAGGATGAGGTTTGGATCCCAGGAAGcatctggtgtgttttctccatcatactttcttctgctctgctggatctgaaagtggagaaagtgtgtgtacatctgtgtcagagtcttgggagattcctgcagtgtttcagcattagccctgtgtttcagttcagtatttctgttctccttcaaaatgttctggagaacagtggctgaaatccagcagaagattgggatgtggcacataataaagagactctttgactgtttaatgtgatcaatgatttctctggcctgattctgatctgtgagtctctttctgaagtactcctccttttgggcatcattgaatcctcgtatctctgtcagccggtcgatacagtcagcagg
This region of Danio aesculapii chromosome 4, fDanAes4.1, whole genome shotgun sequence genomic DNA includes:
- the LOC130222009 gene encoding NACHT, LRR and PYD domains-containing protein 14-like — protein: MIRFLKNELEKFKEILQAENRQEFVKDFNENRSRITEAALDLTLFFLREMKQDQAADALEVELFFINQLKCSLKKKYQSVFEGNAQQGDSTLLNNIYTDLYITQGASEQVNTEHEIRQIEAAFRRHQSLEIQVECKHLFEAPEQDEQISTVLTKGVAGIGKSVSVQKFVLDWAEGRENQDISFIFPLPFREMNLKEKERQSLKDLITQFFPETKGLDLTRSTRFKVLFILDGLDECRLPLNFAGNETCRDVSSAVSLDVLLTNLIKGNLLPSALIWITSRPAAASKIPADCIDRLTEIRGFNDAQKEEYFRKRLTDQNQAREIIDHIKQSKSLFIMCHIPIFCWISATVLQNILKENRNTELKHRANAETLQESPKTLTQMYTHFLHFQIQQSRRKYDGENTPDASWDPNLILSLGKLAFQQLERNNVIFYESDLKDCGIDVYKASVYSGMCTQIFKEETGIILGTMYCFLHLSIQEFIAALYQHLILDINKKPLPIFRPKSKTKCMIDLLKTAVDKALESENGHLDLYLRFLLGLSLQSNRQLLRGLLTQQDDRDQSKKKIIAYIKQKLEGNLSPERSINLFYCLNELNDQTLLKEIQSHLSRGSLSSADLSPAQWSALVFVLLTSEEEQEEFELQKFQRSDECLIRLSAVIKSSKRALLQCCNLTVQSCESLSSALQSSTCVLRELDLSDNDLQDSGVKLLSDRLKSPICKLEILRLSGCMVTEEGCGFLSSALTSNPSHLRELDLSYNHPGDSGVKLLSEQQEDANYTLDKLNVDHGGEKRITAGPHKYGCFLTLDINTANTELILTEENRKVECVWENQSYSDHPDRFDRVLQVLCEESVCGRCYWETDWSGDYGVCISVSYKSISRKGGNECLFGRNAQSWSLICFSSSFSFIHNNIKTNLPVKPLSSRIGVFVDHSAGTLIFYNIYRDTMSLIHSVQTTFTEPLWPGFWVYSGSSVKLC